TGTCGCTCAATTGCTGATACCACTCATAAAGCAGGATCGATGAAATCACCACCAGTGTCGTAATAACCGGCACTGAGACAATGACTGCAATTTGGGAGCGGAGGCTTTTAAACTGAAAGAGTCCCATTTTTTGTTAGGCTTCACTCATTGATGCGACGACTTTTCGAAGATGGCGCAGTTCCAGCGAAGCATCAATTTTCGCAGGGAGGAGAATGGGGTTAAAGAGCTTGGGCATGTAATCATCGGCGCCGTCTTCAATACACTTGGCGACACTTTCGATTTTGTCGACTGCTGTCACCATGATGACTGCGGTTGAGGCAAAGCGAGGATCGTTCTTGACCCGGTCCAGCGTTTCGTAGCCATTCAGTACAGGCATCTGAATATCAAGTAGCATCAAATCAACGGGATGCTCTTCCAGATAATCGAGTGCCTGCTGGCCGTCTTCCACACTGGCGACATTTTCGTAGCCGGCTTGGCTCAGGTGACGCAGCATCATGACACGCATCATATTGGTATCCTCGACCACGAGGATCTTGGCTTTCTTCGGTTCGAATGGCTCTATATTCATCTTAGGAAATACATATGGAACCACAAAAAGCACAGAAGGCATAGAATGTTCGCCTGTCGTTTGTGTATTTAATCATCTTGATAGATGAAATTCCGATTAAAGGAATTTCTATATTTAGACTGTTTTGTGATTTTTGTGGTTAATTAAAAATATGTCTGGAAGTCGTGGTCATTCAGGGTTGGTCATCGTCTTCGTAGACGCTCATCCAGGCTGCTTCGTTGTGGATGATTTTTGCGGTCAAGGCATTGTGGGGTGCGGTTTCAATCATGTATGGAGCGACCTTGGCTTCGCTGGCGACACGTCGGAATTGTTCGATGATGAAATCCAGAGATGCTTTGCTCTCGGTTTCGGTTGGTTCGATCAACATCGCTTCATCGAATTCCTTGGCGAAGTGAACACAGCCGGCGCCGACCAGAGTTGGCGGGTGAACCCCGAAGTCGATCAGGCGTTTGACAAAGTCTGAACCTTTTACCTCCAACGAGCCACCATGCAGCAGACACTCATGCATGCAATTTTGCTCAAAGAGGGCAGGGAGTAAATCGGATAGCTGGTGCTTAATGTAATTGGCGTTCAGGACGGCGTTTTCGGTTGCTGTTTTCAAACCATCAGGCCCATTGGCACGGATATAACAGTAGGCGCGAAGGAGGACTTCGATGTGACCGAAAAAGGTTTTTACTTTGCCGACACTATCCGGGCGATCAAAGTCCGGAGTCGCTTTGCCATCAATCTCGCGAATCACCGGAACCGGAAGATAAGGTTCCAGAAAAGCCTTCACTCCACAAGGGCCGGCACCCGGACCACCGCCACCGTGAGGTGTCGAAAGTGTTTTGTGGGTGTTGATATGAATCACGTCGAAGCCCATATCGCCAGGGCGAATCAGTCCCATGATGGCGTTTAGATTTGCGCCGTCATAGTAGAGAAGGGAGCCATTTTCGTGAATCTTTTGTGCAATCGTTTCGATGTTCTCTTCGAAGAGTCCCAGGGTCGACGGGTTGGTGATCATGAGCCCGGCGACATCGTCATTCAAATGCTCTTCAAAGGACTCAAGGTCCATCAAACCACGTTGATTTGTGGGGATGATCTTGCAGTGAAAGCCACACATGGCAGCACTGGCTGGATTCGTGCCGTGGGCCGTATCAGGAATGAGGATTACTTTACGATCCTGTCCCAGTTGTTCAAAGTATTTTTTTATGACGAGCAGGCCGGTAAATTCTCCATGCGCTCCAGCAGCGGGTTGCAGGGTGACGGCATCCATCCCTGTCACTTCTGCGATATCATTCTGGAAGTTCAACAAGGATTCCCAGATGCCTGACATTGTATCGACTGGCTGGTGCGGATGTACCTTGGCAAAGCCATCGAGGATGGCGAGCTTGTCGTTCCGCTTGGGATTGTATTTCATCGTGCAGGAGCCCAATGGATAGGGCCCGTTATCAACCCCATGCGCCTCCTGACTCAAGTTGGTGAAGTGGCGGACAACATCGACTTCGGAGAACTCGGGCAGGCCAACTTGTTCGTCTCGGATGTCATCGGCTTCGAACCAGTTACGCCAGTCATCACCAGTCGGGAAGTCGGTATCGAAGATCGCTGAACCGCTAACGTCAGGTCGGGATTTTGAAAAAATGGATTCGAGAGTCATGATGATTTAGCCACAAAAAGGCACAAAAATACACAAAAAGCCTGGCAGAATTAACAGAACTTCTTCTGGTTTCTTTTTTGTGTCTTCTCGTGCTTTTTCGTGGCCATAAAAATTGAAGATAGAAGTTTTAATTTTAGAGGGAAGAGGCAAAGGCCTTGATGGCTTGATCGAGGTCGGCTTTGGATTTGGTTTCTGTTACGGCAATGAGCAACTGGTTTTCGGGGGCATCTTCGAGAAGTTGGTTGTAGGGGATGCCACCAAATATTTGCTTTTCCCGGAGTGCATTCAATACCTCGGATGCGGGCCTGGGCAGTTCGATTAGAAACTCATTAAAAAATGGACCGGAAACCACCGGCTTCACGCCATCAAGTTCGCAGAGTTTACTTTGCAGATAATGGGCTTTACGGGTGCAGAGCTCTGCAATGCGCTGGAAGCCGTGTTCTCCAACCGTGCAAAGATAAATGAGGGCTCTCAAGGCAAGATTGGCCTGGTTGGAGCAGATGTGACTGGTCGCCTCGTGTCGGGCAACATGCTGTTCGCGCTCTTCCTTGACCAGGGCCAGGGCTTCTTCACCTTTAAGGTCGGAACATTGGCCGACGATTCGCCCGGGCAGATGCATTTCGTATTCCTCCCTGGTTGCGATGATGCCGAGATAGGGTCCACCTGCATTCAACTGGAGTCCGAGTGACTGACCTTCGCTGACCGCGATGTCCACACCACAATCACCAGGATTTTTCATTAAACCAAATAGCATTGGATAACTGGCGACGACGTGCAGGCTGTCGTTGGCCTTACAGAGTTCGCCAATCCGGCTCATGCGTTCAACCACGCCGCTACGGTTGGGTGTCTGATGAATAACGGCTCCGGGCTTTTGTTCGCTGAGGATTGACTCAAGAGCGCCTTCGTCAATTTGGCCTGTCTTTGGATCACTTGGGATTGTAATCAGCTCGACCGCGCGGCCTTTTAAATAAACTTCGAGGACTTTTCGGTATTCCGGCCAAAGGCCTTCTGCGATGGCGAGGCGGTGGTTGCCTGTTATCCGACAGGTCATCCAGGCGGATTCGGCCAGTGCGGTTGCGCAGTCATAGACTGAGCAGTTTACGGCGGGCAGGCCAAGGAGTTTTCCGACGACACTTTGAAAATCGTAGAGAAACCTGAGGATGCCCTGTGCCATTTCAGGCTGATAAGGGGTGTAAGCGGTGAGGAATTCGCCACGGCTGGCAATTGCGTCAACTGTCGCTGGCACATAATGCTCATAGGCGCCACCGCCGAGAAAGCTTAGATGGTCCAGAGTGGTGGCATTTTTACTGGCCAATGCCCGTAAATGACGCTCCAGCTCCCATTCACTCATGGCAGGGGGAAGATTCAGGGGTGTCTTCAGGCGCAAGTGATCCGGAACCTCGGTAAAAAGGTCCGAAATGGTAGACTTGCCCATCGAGGCAAGCATTTGATTGCGATCCTCTTCGGTATGAACGTTATATCCAGTTAAAATCCCTGACGACATAAGCCGAAAAAGCTGATTTATCCAATTGAGAAGGTCAAGCCATCAAGATTTTAGGGGAATTGCCACTAATCGTGAAGCTCTGTCCAGCTGTTGATTGTAACTATGAGGGCTTCGATCCTGCTTTCGCGCACGTTCGAAGCTCTTTCTTTCGTGCGCGTCTGAATAACCGATATGTCGTTTTAAGTGATTTAGACAGCCACCAGCACAATGATGGTCCATCCTGTTGCAGCCAGCAATGCCGCCAAAGAACAAGGCACGATTTGCGTTCGAACGTGATCCATCAGGTCACATCCCGTGGCCATGGAACTGAGGACCGTGGTGTCGGAGATCGGTGAGCACTGGTCGCCATAAACACTTCCGTTGATCACCGCAGCAAAGCAGACGAGCATATACAGATAGGCGTTTTCGATACCAGCACTGCCAGCCAGAGCCCAGGCCAGTGGCATGGCCAGTGGGAAAGTCACCGCGAAGGTGCCGAAACTCGTTCCGGTTGAGAAGGCAATGAACATGGTCAGGATCTGTAATGCGACCGGGAGAATCCAATAGGGAAGGCTGCCGCCGAGCAGATCAACCAGATAAAGGCCTCCGCCGGCTGCCTTGCTGATGCCTCCAATTGTGATGGCAAGCAGCAGAATGACCGAACCGTAGACCACACCCTTCAATCCGTCGGTGAAGCCGTTAATGACGTTTTTCAGGCTCATGCCACGAATCAGTGTCGAGAGGAACGCGTAGAGCATACCAGCTCCGAAGCCCCAGAGGATCTTGGAACTGCCCATGAAAATATAGGTCCCGATCGCGATTCCGATGATGAGCAGGATTGGAATGAAGAACTCAATCACATTTGGCTTGTAGCCTTCAGGCACTTTGGCGTTTTCCAGTTCTTTGGCCAGTAAAGGCTCCGCCCCCGGACGATCCAGCTGGCCGGTTTCGCGTGATCGCTTGATCGCGTCCTTAAAAGTGCGGCTGATGAAAGGCATTTTATCAATACTCATCAGGAAGGTGAAGAGCACCGCGAAGATCGCGTAAAATGACAAGGGAATGGATTGGTAAAAGAAAGTAATTCGGCTGGCCTCCGTTGCCAGGAAAGCTGCGCCACCGACATAAATAAAACTCTGAACGTAGAACGGCCAGGCGTTGAAAGGAAGCAACACCGCGATTGGCGAGGCTGTCGCATCGACGATAAATGAGAGCTCTTCGTGGCTGACTTTTTCCTTGTCTGCGACCGGGCGAACGGTGGTGCCAACCAGAACGGTACTCATCGTGCCACCCTGGAAGAAAAGGACGCCCAGTCCCCAGGCTACCAATTTGGCCGTTTTGGGTCCACGAACAAAGCGCTTGGTCACCATTTCGGCAAAGGCGAGGGCGGCGCCGTTTTTGGACCATATTCCCATCAGGCCACCGAGGAACCAGAGGTAAAGCACGAGGATGGTTGCTCCGGTCGAGGTGCCAATGGTCGGAATGAGCACATCTCCAGTGAGATCATACCGTTGCATCAGCAAGGCTCCGGTCACAATCCCGCCCGCCAGGGCGGTAACCGGTTCACGGGTTATAAAGCAGAGGGCAACTGCGATGACTGCAGGCAATAACGACCAGTAGTTGTAGTGACTGCGTGGATTCAGCATGTAGTAATGCGTGACCCTTTCGCCGTCGATCGTCTTTGTCTCTTCAACGATTTCGGACTCTTCCGTCGGGAGCGTATTACTTCTTTCGCCCAGCAGGGGCCAGAGCTTTGATTCTGAAACAGGAATGACGTTTTGCAGGATTTGCGGGACTTCCCGCTTGATGTAGTAGGCTTGTCCTTCCTCGTTGATTTTAACATCGAGTTGGATCTTTTCGACGAGAAGAGTTGGGTTGATCGTCCGGCCAACGAAAAAGGCCACCGAAAGGCCGATCACCGTCACCCAGAATCCTGGCGCTTTAAGAAACTTCACGCGGGCCAGACTGTGGAGCCAATTTGAGCATGGCAAGGCGTTAGTAGGCGTCTTACTCTACGGGATAAGTTTGAGAGGGATGCGCGTTATAAATTCTTCTATTGTGCATACTTCCAGGTATCATCACTGTAGTCATAATACCAGGGATAGAGTAGGGCGTTGGAGTAGAGCCAGGTGTCAGTCTCGCTGATGTATAGGAAAGCGTTGTCGGGCGTCGAATCAGCTGAAGCAAATACCCAGGAATCAAAGTCATTGAGGTAATTCCATTGCGGACTGTCACTCAGATAAAATGCCCACTGTTTGAAGTCGTAGTAATAGCGCCAGCCATCGGCTTCCAGTGGTTGGTCAGCGACGAAACTGCCTAGATAACGATTCACGCCATCTCCGGTTTTTTCTACAAGGTCGATGACATCCCAGGTGAGCAGCCAGGGGTCGGAGCTTTCAAATACAGTTGGAATCCAGGAAGGCTGGTCTACAGATAGGTCTCGATTATAAATGATCGGTTGAATCTGAAAACTGCTATATGGTGAACTGTCCGGTAATAAAGGATAGTTCCAGGTAAAGGTTGTGGCATTCTGCTCAATTGAAGTTTGAGTCGAGGTCGTGCTGATGCTGCCAGTGAAGTTGAAGAGCGACGCAAGACCGGCCGTACCATTGAGCTCATTCGTTATGGTTGAAGTGTAAGTGACCAGGTCAGAGCTGGATAGTGTTTCGGCAGAAGCACTATTGACGGATGCCGCGATGGTTTGAACTCCATTATAAAGTAGTGCGCCCAACCCCGTCGTAGCGGTCGTCGGCTGATTCTGCCAGTCTTCGATATCAGTTAGCAATGGCCAGCTCGCGATGGTGTTGTCACCGTCAGAGACCGGAAAGGTTCTTAAAGGTGCAATGGAGTTATTGATTTCGGCATTGGGGTCACTCAATTGAAAAGGAAACGAAACGATGTCTGACCCTGAAAACCATTGCGCCAGTGTATTAAACCCTAAGTCGGTACCATCGTAGGCTTGGACTGCGTAAAGCCCTTGCTCAATCTGTGGCGTTGAAACGATGAGTAAGCCTTGGTTGGAAAGATAATTGTAAGAACCATCGGAGTCAGCCACGTTTTGGATAGCAAAACTCAAGCTGACACTCTCCCCGGTGGTTGTCGCAGCTAGTGTAGTATTCTTGAAACCTGCTGAAGCCTTGATCAGTTTACCATCTGTTCCAACACTCATGCCAATGCTCGTCTGGTTACTTATGGTATTACTTTCGCTATCTTCAGTGGAGTAGTTAATTTCAAGGATTGGTGTAACCGTCGAGCCCGTCTGCTTTGATACGAAGGGTGGAATCCCGGTGACGACTCCAAGTAGAGTCCAGCTTTCGGCGAGCGCGAATTGATCATGCACCGACAGCGTGGTGTATTGATTTGTATTTACAAATTGAGTGTTTGTGTTGACCGGGGTCAACTGCATGGTGACCGAGCTGGTGATCGCGTTCCCAAAGCTCTTACCGCCGAAACTCGCATAAGAAAGGTATTGGCTTAATTGCTGGTAGTTTGCCTCGCCTGAAATCGGTGCCATTGCATTGAAGACCGTCCATGACGTTCCAGCGGTCGGAGTCCATTCTGTGCCAAGTTCTTGCCAAAAATATTCCGTACCACCACTGTCCGATCCATAGGAGAGAAGCTCAGGAGGCTGGCTTATATCAAAGGTTTCCGGCAGCGCAATCTGCGCAGAATAAGTCAACGGAGTGGATGGATTTTGAGTAACCTGATAAAAGACGGTTAATGAATTCACAGCGTTTGTCCCGGTAGCCGGACCATAGGCAATACGTACCCTTGGCAGGGAATAACTGCTGCCCCAGACAGGCAGACTGAAAACAACTTGTGGCATATCATCGGCAGTGGTGATGCCAGGTTGCCAGAGATACACGGCCATCTCTAGATTTCCTGAAAAGTCGTAACCGATGGCTGAAATGGCAATAACTTCAGTTGGTAATGGCGCCGAGTCAGAGCTATCGCTCAAGGTTGCATTGCATGCGTCGATGCTCTGCAGTTGTGCGTTAAAAGTATCGAGGAGCAGGGTGCTGGTTGAAAAATCGAGTTCCGATTCATCATTCTCTGTCACATCAATGACGTTTAGGACATTGGATTCGTTGGAAACAAACAATTGCAATGCATCGCCTATAGGCGCGATCGCCAGGTCAAAGATCTCGTCCCTTGAATCATAATTGGCCGTTGGGATATCATTATATGCCGAGAACGTTGGCGCACCCTCATTCGATGGAACACTCATCCGTGTATATCGAAATTGCGTATTGCCTCCGGCATCGACATCATGGTCAGTGTCCGTGTTGACAAAGAAAAGGTAGGGATTGTTGTTTAGAATCCCGGAAGCGATAAAGTACTGGTTATAATCATCATCTGCAGCAACAGGATAATCCGGCAGTGCCAGTTTTGTAGGGTTATCATATGTGAGGAAACTGAGGCCATCATCAGGGTCAAGCGCCGTGCCACCATAATATACCGCTGGACCGTATTTTACTTTGAAGGGGTCAGTGCCATCGGATTCGTTGAAAAATAGATAATAGCGGTCTCCATAGTATAACCCGCTGGAGCGGCCCAAATAGCTGTTTACTCCCTGGCTGCTATCCATGTCCAGATTACCACTGGTAACGCCAAGCAATGTGGCAGGTGGCGGATCCTGGGAAAAAGCGTTTGTCGCAAATGCTAGCGATATAGCAATGCACGTTAGTGTTTTGGTGAACACCGATGTAGTAGATTTCATGTGAAGTTTATGAGTAGTGTACCTTGAAGAAGGTATATTAAGAGTCAATTGACATGATCTTATTCCGGAAAATGCTCAATGATCATAGCTTTTTCAAAAGTATTCTGATTGAAAGCCGAGTATATTTTATAAGGCCCTAGTTTCAAGGGACTTGATCGGCTATTTGATTTGTGAATCGATCGAAATACCCCGTTTTTCGAGGATTAGATCGGTTTAACTGAAACCTGTCGTTACATTGGTGTGACGATTGCTGCATTAGGTCTGGGTGAGACCGTTTTTACTCGCCGACTCAATGTTCAATTATTCAAATCACACAAAATGGCAATTAAGCGCAGAAAGAAAGAATACCCGGAAGAGGACTTCCAGATGGCACCAATGATTGATATGGTGTTCCTCTTGCTGGTATTCTTTATGTGCGTCAGTACGCTGGCCCAGGCCGAGAAAAATGTGAAGCTTGAGCTTCCTGAGTCTGAGGAAAGCGATGTGCCAGAGGATTTATCGGATCGGGGAACGGTTTCAGTCGATGCATCCGGTCAGCCTTATCTTGGAGCGAAGGCTGTTTCGCTGGAAGAAATGAAAGCAACCATCACGGCTTCG
The Rubellicoccus peritrichatus DNA segment above includes these coding regions:
- a CDS encoding biopolymer transporter ExbD codes for the protein MAIKRRKKEYPEEDFQMAPMIDMVFLLLVFFMCVSTLAQAEKNVKLELPESEESDVPEDLSDRGTVSVDASGQPYLGAKAVSLEEMKATITASLKENPRLRIQVRADQAANYGDIKKILKACSEAGAYEVIYATYQSR
- the gcvPB gene encoding aminomethyl-transferring glycine dehydrogenase subunit GcvPB yields the protein MTLESIFSKSRPDVSGSAIFDTDFPTGDDWRNWFEADDIRDEQVGLPEFSEVDVVRHFTNLSQEAHGVDNGPYPLGSCTMKYNPKRNDKLAILDGFAKVHPHQPVDTMSGIWESLLNFQNDIAEVTGMDAVTLQPAAGAHGEFTGLLVIKKYFEQLGQDRKVILIPDTAHGTNPASAAMCGFHCKIIPTNQRGLMDLESFEEHLNDDVAGLMITNPSTLGLFEENIETIAQKIHENGSLLYYDGANLNAIMGLIRPGDMGFDVIHINTHKTLSTPHGGGGPGAGPCGVKAFLEPYLPVPVIREIDGKATPDFDRPDSVGKVKTFFGHIEVLLRAYCYIRANGPDGLKTATENAVLNANYIKHQLSDLLPALFEQNCMHECLLHGGSLEVKGSDFVKRLIDFGVHPPTLVGAGCVHFAKEFDEAMLIEPTETESKASLDFIIEQFRRVASEAKVAPYMIETAPHNALTAKIIHNEAAWMSVYEDDDQP
- the gcvPA gene encoding aminomethyl-transferring glycine dehydrogenase subunit GcvPA, which codes for MSSGILTGYNVHTEEDRNQMLASMGKSTISDLFTEVPDHLRLKTPLNLPPAMSEWELERHLRALASKNATTLDHLSFLGGGAYEHYVPATVDAIASRGEFLTAYTPYQPEMAQGILRFLYDFQSVVGKLLGLPAVNCSVYDCATALAESAWMTCRITGNHRLAIAEGLWPEYRKVLEVYLKGRAVELITIPSDPKTGQIDEGALESILSEQKPGAVIHQTPNRSGVVERMSRIGELCKANDSLHVVASYPMLFGLMKNPGDCGVDIAVSEGQSLGLQLNAGGPYLGIIATREEYEMHLPGRIVGQCSDLKGEEALALVKEEREQHVARHEATSHICSNQANLALRALIYLCTVGEHGFQRIAELCTRKAHYLQSKLCELDGVKPVVSGPFFNEFLIELPRPASEVLNALREKQIFGGIPYNQLLEDAPENQLLIAVTETKSKADLDQAIKAFASSL
- a CDS encoding response regulator, whose product is MNIEPFEPKKAKILVVEDTNMMRVMMLRHLSQAGYENVASVEDGQQALDYLEEHPVDLMLLDIQMPVLNGYETLDRVKNDPRFASTAVIMVTAVDKIESVAKCIEDGADDYMPKLFNPILLPAKIDASLELRHLRKVVASMSEA
- a CDS encoding Na+/H+ antiporter NhaC family protein, whose product is MKFLKAPGFWVTVIGLSVAFFVGRTINPTLLVEKIQLDVKINEEGQAYYIKREVPQILQNVIPVSESKLWPLLGERSNTLPTEESEIVEETKTIDGERVTHYYMLNPRSHYNYWSLLPAVIAVALCFITREPVTALAGGIVTGALLMQRYDLTGDVLIPTIGTSTGATILVLYLWFLGGLMGIWSKNGAALAFAEMVTKRFVRGPKTAKLVAWGLGVLFFQGGTMSTVLVGTTVRPVADKEKVSHEELSFIVDATASPIAVLLPFNAWPFYVQSFIYVGGAAFLATEASRITFFYQSIPLSFYAIFAVLFTFLMSIDKMPFISRTFKDAIKRSRETGQLDRPGAEPLLAKELENAKVPEGYKPNVIEFFIPILLIIGIAIGTYIFMGSSKILWGFGAGMLYAFLSTLIRGMSLKNVINGFTDGLKGVVYGSVILLLAITIGGISKAAGGGLYLVDLLGGSLPYWILPVALQILTMFIAFSTGTSFGTFAVTFPLAMPLAWALAGSAGIENAYLYMLVCFAAVINGSVYGDQCSPISDTTVLSSMATGCDLMDHVRTQIVPCSLAALLAATGWTIIVLVAV